Proteins co-encoded in one Nitrospirae bacterium YQR-1 genomic window:
- a CDS encoding BrnT family toxin, which translates to MIFEWSEEKRFKVLKKRKLDFMDAKDLFDGRRLITVLSPRGSENRWLSIGEIDGRLIAVVWMWRDDAIRIITMRRARDEEKRKYYTLHN; encoded by the coding sequence ATGATATTTGAGTGGTCTGAGGAGAAACGGTTTAAGGTTTTAAAGAAACGGAAACTGGATTTTATGGATGCTAAGGATTTATTTGACGGCAGGCGATTGATAACCGTCTTATCGCCAAGAGGTTCTGAGAACAGATGGCTTAGTATAGGGGAAATAGACGGTCGGCTTATTGCTGTTGTGTGGATGTGGCGTGATGACGCCATTCGTATTATTACCATGAGGAGAGCAAGAGATGAAGAAAAAAGAAAATATTATACGTTACACAACTGA